One window of Trifolium pratense cultivar HEN17-A07 linkage group LG5, ARS_RC_1.1, whole genome shotgun sequence genomic DNA carries:
- the LOC123885852 gene encoding protein MAIN-LIKE 1-like yields the protein MEENVGRGRHGKPSNANASARRELAANRPAKRGRSKQQGPIPARGTHDAEAGGSRTRTRSRLGQAQNAAEDDDFDADQFLNQDAEYGEPEEPQPDELQPDEPQIEEPQQPPRRRPQQRPRQPRRDAANEGYGGGPSDMSLLTQYGNHRAVPIWDAEPDDHEVLKRTLRCQASGKKVMDIVKPPRSERWFWDPIEASGLEPLTRVNFSVLDYGVIWAFVERWHPETSTFHLPLGELGITLDDVQCLLHLPIQGKFLNHTKMSRGEGADMVSSYLGVEREDIDKAFAETNGVHLKHTTLQTLYTTNQTSAERAIAENKPAHVVRLYRERSVRAFMLHLVCCTIFSNKSSYYADVVYLQYFQDLSCVHEWNWGAAALVHLQHYLDHGSAVSTTQMAGYMSFLQGWIIAHFPRLSVWVEAPRYTANMPLNSKVVPGQGHKDAAGYRSSLDNIQTYDCVFSPYDAHRQVRPLINACWFSGWLRCGKLKAKHLPERVLRQFQHVQGIPRNPSMSATPGMNLCEIDRVFTEELELRMIDEEMRGRPVTSPWDTEPGYMSWFYRVSHPVMRPVEAPESPPRPPNLEVLIEAAEARNDPNLMQVCRSVKVEVERAVRDGEAVEGTPIHGTLQRILNLLNPILAYRRIKRGKGTRYHTRG from the exons ATGGAAGAAAATGTTGGGAGAGGTAGGCATGGCAAGCCAAGCAATGCAAATGCTTCCGCTCGTAGAGAGCTTGCTGCAAATCGCCCTGCCAAACGAGGTCGTAGTAAGCAGCAAGGACCAATTCCCGCGCGAGGGACACATGATGCTGAGGCGGGTGGTTCGCGTACGCGTACACGGTCACGTTTAGGCCAAGCACAAAATGCTGCTGAGGATGATGATTTTGACGCGGATCAATTTCTAAATCAGGATGCCGAGTATGGCGAACCTGAAGAACCGCAACCTGATGAACTGCAACCTGATGAACCGCAAATTGAAGAACCGCAACAACCACCACGACGGAGACCGCAACAGCGACCACGGCAACCACGACGAGATGCAGCAAATGAGGGTTATGGAGGAGGACCAAGTGATATGTCATTATTAACACAATACGGAAATCATAGGGCGGTTCCGATATGGGATGCAGAACCAGATGATCACGAG GTTTTAAAGAGGACTCTGCGTTGCCAAGCTAGCGGGAAAAAGGTTATGGACATCGTCAAACCGCCTCGTAGTGAGAGGTGGTTTTGGGATCCAATAGAAGCATCGGGATTGGAGCCGCTTACCCGTGTCAATTTTAGCGTACTTGACTATGGGGTTATATGGGCATTTGTTGAAAGATGGCATCCGGAAACAAGTACTTTCCACCTTCCGTTAGGTGAGCTCGGCATCACATTGGACGATGTACAATGTTTGTTACATCTTCCAATCCAAGGAAAGTTTTTGAACCATACGAAGATGTCAAGGGGAGAAGGGGCTGACATGGTTAGTTCATATCTAGGAGTTGAGCGAGAGGATATTGATAAAGCATTTGCCGAAACCAACGGGGTACATTTGAAGCATACTACCCTGCAAACTCTATACACAACAAACCAGACGTCTGCTGAAAGAGCGATTGCTGAAAATAAGCCGGCGCATGTTGTTAGGCTTTACAGGGAGAGGAGCGTAAGGGCTTTTATGCTACATTTGGTCTGTTGTACAATATTCAGCAACAAGAGCAGTTACTACGCGGATGTTGTGTATTTGCAGTACTTTCAAGATTTGTCATGCGTTCATGAATGGAATTGGGGTGCTGCTGCTCTTGTTCATCTGCAGCATTATTTGGATCACGGATCTGCGGTTAGCACGACTCAGATGGCTGGCTACATGTCATTTCTTCAG GGATGGATTATTGCGCACTTTCCGAGACTTAGTGTGTGGGTGGAGGCTCCTAGATATACAGCGAACATGCCACTAAATTCAAAGGTTGTTCCTGGGCAAGGACATAAGGATGCAGCTGGATATAGAAGCAGTTTGGACAATATTCAAACTTACGATTGCGTGTTCAGCCCGTATGATGCCCACCGACAAGTGCGACCTTTGATAAATGCATGTTGGTTTTCTGGATGGTTAAGGTGTGGTAAATTGAAAGCCAAGCATTTGCCGGAACGTGTGCTAAGACAATTTCAACATGTGCAAGGCATTCCAAGAAACCCGAGTATGTCTGCAACGCCGGGGATGAACTTGTGTGAGATAGATCGTGTGTTTACGGAAGAATTGGAGCTGAGAATGATAGATGAAGAGATGAGGGGTCGGCCTGTTACAAGCCCGTGGGACACTGAACCCGGATATATGTCATGGTTTTATAGAGTGTCGCATCCAGTTATGCGACCCGTAGAAGCTCCTGAATCACCACCAAGGCCACCTAATTTAGAGGTGTTAATAGAGGCGGCGGAAGCAAGAAATGACCCTAATCTAATGCAAGTTTGCCGGAGTGTAAAGGTTGAGGTCGAAAGGGCAGTTCGCGATGGTGAGGCGGTTGAAGGAACTCCAATTCATGGTACTTTGCAGCGGATTCTGAATTTGCTTAATCCGATACTTGCTTATAGGCGAATTAAGCGGGGGAAGGGGACACGCTACCACACTCGGGGGTAg